One window from the genome of Pungitius pungitius chromosome 14, fPunPun2.1, whole genome shotgun sequence encodes:
- the six6a gene encoding homeobox protein SIX6a produces the protein MFQLPILNFSPQQVAGVCETLEESGDVERLGRFLWSLPVAPAACEVLNKNESVLRARAVVAFHTGNFRELYHILENHKFTKESHTKLQALWLEAHYQEAEKLRGRPLGPVDKYRVRKKFPLPRTIWDGEQKTHCFKERTRHLLREWYLQDPYPNPSKKRELAQATGLTPTQVGNWFKNRRQRDRAAAAKNRLQQQVLSGGSVRSLADDDGTVDRLGNSSSPEASLSSKAAASAISITSSDSECDI, from the exons ATGTTTCAGCTGCCCATCTTGAATTTCAGCCCCCAGCAGGTCGCCGGGGTCTGCGAGACTCTGGAGGAGAGCGGGGATGTCGAGCGCCTCGGCCGCTTCCTCTGGTCGCTGCCCGTCGCGCCGGCGGCCTGCGAGGTCCTCAACAAGAACGAGTCGGTGTTGAGGGCCCGGGCGGTCGTCGCCTTCCACACCGGCAATTTCCGTGAACTCTACCACATCCTGGAGAACCACAAGTTCACCAAAGAGTCGCACACGAAGCTGCAGGCGCTTTGGCTCGAAGCGCACTACCAAGAGGCGGAGAAGCTGCGGGGACGCCCGCTGGGGCCGGTGGACAAATACAGGGTGCGGAAGAAGTTCCCCCTACCGAGAACCATATGGGACGGAGAGCAGAAGACCCATTGCTTCAAGGAGAGAACCCGGCACTTGTTAAGAGAATGGTACTTACAGGATCCTTATCCAAATCCTAGTAAAAAGAGGGAGCTTGCACAGGCTACAGGACTTACACCCACACAAGTAGGAAACTGGTTCAAAAATCgcagacaaagagacagagcagCGGCTGCGAAGAACAG gctccagcagcaggtcctgTCCGGCGGCTCGGTTCGATCCCTGGCGGACGACGACGGCACCGTGGACCGCCTGGGGAACTCGTCCAGTCCGGAGGCCAGTCTGTCCAGCAAAGCCGCCGCCTCGGccatctccatcacctccagcGACAGTGAATGTGACATCTGA